The Microbulbifer sp. YPW1 genome contains a region encoding:
- a CDS encoding autotransporter outer membrane beta-barrel domain-containing protein, with the protein MFFFGTPNKQVSYLPGALSLAICTALGVSPVYAEEPLYRSLIVFGDSLSDNGNAGIFTSDDPLGIYPRQPAPSFLADRLGLAKENSCYGLGPRFGGAIPCAPAPGGLDQQLQQISNSVLTNGPNWGVGGNRTADVLLDVVGPQRFRQLFPDTTVADHNTLTTILPDSSRCGEDGICDPLAGESPYLSPAEVLAATAAFNDPMALQALVDDPNNNITLTGVPFATGQGYLPQNTPVSSDLYFLNAGGNNILDGVRNGTLSLMSMERAATFLSTAGSELKAAGAKYVVMTNAPAIGNTPAVYSQGAAAINYANSGTEMFNDRLRRQVNDVGNILLLDLEGVLELVLDNPAAFGFADINQSDTCYVNCANPHPVYGANGTDPNADMLVFYDAIHPTLAGQRLLGDYYYETLTAAVGFGLLPDLGYQNSRQHRVNIDHHLISQRYRDPFTTVFFGASLGHAELGAGPALNDDYPAWDGFFGMSFAGFENLEWGVGMSYGRSVYEPRNLRLKSRNFNYSAFARWDNDFWFVDGAVGFSDIKYRDINRTIYLGDTFRHRFNASTKGDGYSASLRAGYDASRNLDSHMGPFVSAEWNRIDVNGFNEKTSINLTYAGAYGERRDPLGLWVRGQDRDFRRCKAGFFYNSPKSAEHQWFGEFWLEHTAGDDYADLGIGVNSIFNNWARLPSYRSKNTGFFQNGVGAMVGVSVNDKFRVAADLLVRPEDTVGGLSINYRF; encoded by the coding sequence GTTTACGCCGAGGAACCGCTCTACCGATCGTTGATCGTGTTCGGGGACAGCCTCTCCGATAATGGCAATGCGGGTATTTTTACCAGTGACGACCCGCTGGGTATCTACCCGCGCCAGCCGGCCCCGTCGTTTCTCGCAGATCGTCTCGGGCTTGCCAAGGAAAACTCCTGCTATGGTCTGGGTCCGCGTTTTGGCGGTGCAATTCCCTGTGCCCCGGCACCCGGTGGCCTGGATCAGCAGTTGCAGCAGATTAGTAATTCCGTCCTCACCAATGGTCCCAACTGGGGCGTGGGCGGCAACCGCACCGCCGATGTGTTACTCGATGTGGTGGGCCCGCAGCGCTTCCGTCAGCTATTCCCGGATACCACTGTCGCCGACCACAATACACTGACCACCATATTGCCGGATTCGAGCCGTTGCGGAGAAGATGGCATTTGCGATCCGCTTGCCGGGGAGAGTCCCTACCTGAGTCCGGCAGAGGTACTGGCCGCTACCGCCGCGTTCAATGACCCAATGGCCCTGCAGGCCCTGGTGGACGACCCGAACAACAATATCACCCTGACCGGGGTGCCCTTTGCCACCGGCCAGGGGTATCTGCCCCAGAATACGCCGGTCAGCAGTGATCTCTATTTTCTCAATGCCGGGGGGAACAATATCCTCGACGGCGTGCGCAATGGCACCTTGAGCCTTATGTCGATGGAGCGGGCTGCGACCTTTCTGTCCACCGCCGGTAGTGAGCTCAAGGCGGCGGGGGCCAAATATGTTGTGATGACCAATGCCCCGGCCATTGGTAATACCCCTGCGGTGTACTCCCAAGGTGCGGCGGCGATCAATTACGCCAACAGTGGCACCGAAATGTTTAACGACAGGCTGCGTCGGCAGGTTAACGACGTGGGTAATATTCTGCTGCTGGACCTGGAGGGTGTGCTCGAACTGGTGCTGGATAACCCGGCGGCATTCGGCTTTGCGGATATCAACCAGAGCGATACCTGTTACGTCAATTGCGCCAACCCCCATCCGGTCTACGGCGCCAACGGTACCGATCCCAACGCTGATATGCTGGTGTTTTACGACGCTATTCACCCGACGCTGGCGGGGCAGCGATTGCTCGGTGACTACTACTACGAAACCCTTACTGCCGCGGTGGGGTTTGGATTACTGCCGGATCTCGGTTACCAGAACTCGCGTCAGCATCGGGTCAATATTGATCACCACCTGATCTCACAACGCTATCGGGATCCATTTACCACAGTATTTTTTGGCGCAAGCCTGGGCCATGCGGAGCTGGGTGCGGGACCGGCCCTCAACGACGATTACCCGGCCTGGGATGGATTCTTTGGCATGAGCTTCGCCGGGTTCGAGAACCTCGAATGGGGCGTCGGGATGTCCTACGGTCGCAGCGTATACGAGCCCCGGAACCTGCGGTTGAAATCGCGAAATTTTAACTACAGTGCGTTTGCGCGCTGGGACAATGATTTCTGGTTTGTCGACGGCGCCGTTGGCTTCTCGGATATCAAGTACCGCGATATCAATCGCACTATTTATCTGGGAGACACATTCCGTCACCGCTTTAACGCCAGTACCAAGGGTGACGGCTACAGTGCCTCCCTGCGCGCCGGCTATGATGCCAGCCGCAATCTCGACAGTCATATGGGGCCCTTTGTGTCTGCAGAGTGGAACCGTATAGACGTCAATGGATTCAATGAAAAGACATCCATCAATCTCACTTACGCCGGTGCCTACGGTGAGCGCAGGGATCCCCTGGGGCTGTGGGTGCGCGGCCAGGACCGGGATTTTCGCCGCTGCAAAGCCGGCTTCTTCTACAACAGTCCCAAGTCCGCAGAGCACCAGTGGTTTGGTGAGTTCTGGCTGGAACATACCGCCGGTGACGATTATGCCGACCTGGGAATCGGGGTGAATTCCATCTTCAATAACTGGGCGCGCCTGCCTTCCTACCGCAGTAAAAACACGGGATTTTTCCAGAATGGTGTGGGCGCCATGGTGGGGGTGAGCGTCAATGACAAGTTCCGCGTTGCCGCGGACCTGCTGGTGCGGCCGGAGGACACCGTGGGCGGATTGAGCATTAACTATCGATTCTGA
- a CDS encoding pyridoxal phosphate-dependent aminotransferase, whose product MYTPRFSKQSQALHSADADVWAVSDRAHALADKGEDVIFLCVGDPNFDTPEPILDFARARLGVGRTHYSPAAGEAMLRRAIADIESKVSPHPCDPDDVVVFPGGTNAIYAVLSCLLNPGEQIVIPEPMYIGYVPITDALQLDVRKVACPPDQGFAFDIETIKQAISEETRAVMINTPVNPTGAMATPEQLRELASYCRERNIWLISDEMYSMITFARRHTSLRTAADHLDNVVVIDGLSKSHAMSGWRLGWAVAQGELVERLIEYAGATIFGVPQFIQEAAAFALEFDTYFVKQMRDAYEKRRDLIVERIGKIPGLSCYSPEAGMFVMVDVSAVAEDGEAFAGALLDAELVSVLPGKPFGPSAVNHVRLTLAADEGELMRALDRIERFVVGGCLKAG is encoded by the coding sequence ATGTACACTCCCCGGTTCAGCAAACAGAGTCAGGCCCTCCACTCCGCCGATGCCGATGTCTGGGCAGTCAGCGACCGCGCCCACGCGCTGGCGGACAAGGGAGAGGATGTCATCTTCCTGTGTGTGGGAGATCCCAACTTCGATACGCCCGAGCCAATCCTCGACTTCGCCCGCGCCCGTCTCGGCGTGGGTCGCACCCATTACTCGCCGGCGGCCGGCGAGGCCATGCTGCGGCGTGCCATTGCCGATATCGAAAGCAAGGTCAGCCCGCATCCCTGTGATCCCGATGATGTGGTGGTTTTCCCCGGCGGCACCAACGCCATTTATGCGGTGCTGTCCTGTTTGCTGAATCCCGGGGAACAGATTGTTATTCCCGAGCCCATGTATATCGGCTACGTGCCGATCACTGATGCGCTGCAGCTGGATGTGCGCAAGGTTGCCTGTCCTCCGGATCAGGGCTTCGCGTTCGATATTGAAACCATCAAGCAGGCGATCAGTGAAGAAACCCGCGCGGTGATGATCAACACCCCGGTCAACCCCACCGGTGCCATGGCCACGCCGGAGCAACTGCGTGAACTCGCATCATACTGCCGCGAGCGCAATATCTGGCTCATCTCCGATGAGATGTACTCCATGATCACCTTCGCCCGCCGTCACACTTCCCTGCGCACGGCTGCCGATCACCTGGACAACGTGGTGGTGATCGACGGCCTGTCCAAGTCCCACGCCATGAGCGGCTGGAGACTGGGTTGGGCGGTGGCGCAGGGTGAACTGGTGGAGCGCCTGATCGAATACGCCGGGGCCACCATATTCGGCGTACCCCAGTTTATTCAGGAAGCCGCGGCGTTCGCGCTGGAGTTTGATACTTACTTCGTCAAGCAGATGCGAGATGCCTACGAGAAGCGCCGCGACCTGATTGTCGAGCGTATCGGCAAGATTCCGGGGCTCAGCTGCTATTCACCGGAAGCCGGTATGTTTGTCATGGTGGATGTCTCTGCGGTAGCCGAAGACGGCGAGGCTTTTGCCGGGGCACTGCTGGATGCAGAACTGGTATCAGTATTGCCTGGAAAACCGTTCGGACCGAGTGCGGTAAACCATGTGCGTTTGACACTGGCTGCCGATGAGGGCGAATTGATGCGCGCACTGGATCGTATTGAACGCTTTGTCGTGGGCGGTTGTCTCAAGGCGGGCTGA
- a CDS encoding Lrp/AsnC family transcriptional regulator: MKVDRHNLKILEVLQTNARISNLNLADQIGLSESACLARVKKLTTEKFIREFQAEVNLDKVRHAEFYVNVALKRQDARTSESFRRAINKIEQIVSCVKMSGEFDYMLRFVCPDAGDFNRVSEQLLADEDAAITRMTSHLVIEKTKPFTGYPLELLFQD; encoded by the coding sequence GTGAAAGTAGATCGTCACAATCTCAAGATTCTCGAAGTCCTGCAGACCAATGCGCGTATCAGCAACCTCAATCTGGCAGACCAGATCGGGCTTTCGGAGAGCGCCTGTCTCGCGCGGGTGAAGAAGCTGACTACTGAAAAATTTATCCGCGAGTTTCAGGCGGAGGTCAACCTGGACAAGGTGCGACATGCGGAGTTTTACGTGAATGTGGCGTTGAAGCGGCAGGATGCCCGCACCAGCGAAAGTTTCCGTCGCGCCATCAACAAGATCGAGCAGATTGTATCCTGCGTAAAAATGTCTGGTGAATTCGATTACATGCTGCGCTTTGTATGTCCGGACGCGGGGGACTTCAACCGTGTTTCCGAACAGTTACTGGCAGATGAAGATGCGGCGATCACCCGGATGACCTCCCACCTGGTTATCGAAAAAACCAAGCCGTTTACCGGGTACCCGCTGGAGTTGCTGTTTCAGGATTGA
- a CDS encoding HupE/UreJ family protein, protein MRLLTLLVSLLTLVATLLLSSASLAHELRPASLSVNQTAPEQFDVTWRVPARGDMRLSLYVQFDEQTQERSLPTAQMAGGYYVERWQISHPDQLIGSTIAIDGLANTMTDALVRISWLDGREQVGRLLPDRTRLQVEERAGMAEIAGTYFVLGVEHILLGIDHLLFVLALVVLVSGGRQLIATITAFTVAHSITLALAVLGVVSVPQAPVEAVIALSIVFLATEILHKLEGRKTLAIRMPWVVAFAFGLLHGLGFAGALSEIGVPEHAIPLSLGLFNVGVEAGQLAFIAGVCGLMFLLRRVKPVQLWEIRTGTSATTASALPVAYIVGGLSAWWLIDRTISLVV, encoded by the coding sequence ATGAGACTGCTCACGCTTCTGGTATCACTCTTAACCCTGGTGGCAACACTACTGCTCTCGTCCGCTTCTCTTGCACACGAACTTCGCCCGGCTTCACTGAGCGTAAATCAGACAGCGCCAGAGCAGTTTGACGTGACCTGGCGGGTGCCCGCGCGAGGTGATATGCGGCTTTCCCTGTATGTCCAGTTCGATGAGCAGACCCAAGAGCGCAGCCTGCCCACTGCACAGATGGCAGGCGGCTATTATGTGGAGCGCTGGCAAATCTCCCATCCGGACCAACTGATCGGCAGTACCATCGCCATTGATGGCCTGGCGAACACCATGACCGATGCGCTGGTACGTATCAGCTGGCTGGACGGACGGGAACAGGTCGGCCGCCTGCTACCGGATCGAACCAGGCTGCAAGTGGAAGAAAGAGCGGGCATGGCAGAAATTGCAGGCACCTACTTTGTACTCGGCGTCGAGCACATTCTGCTGGGGATAGATCACCTGTTGTTTGTGCTGGCGCTGGTGGTGCTGGTCAGCGGCGGACGCCAGCTGATAGCCACCATCACCGCCTTCACCGTGGCCCACAGCATTACCCTGGCGCTGGCGGTACTGGGTGTGGTTTCCGTCCCCCAGGCACCTGTGGAGGCCGTCATTGCCCTGAGTATCGTGTTCCTCGCCACGGAAATCCTGCACAAGCTCGAGGGACGCAAGACACTGGCCATTCGCATGCCCTGGGTAGTGGCATTCGCCTTTGGTTTATTGCACGGGCTGGGATTTGCGGGGGCGCTTTCCGAGATCGGGGTGCCGGAACACGCGATCCCCCTGTCTCTGGGGCTGTTCAACGTCGGGGTCGAGGCCGGTCAGCTGGCGTTTATCGCCGGCGTTTGTGGCCTGATGTTTTTACTGCGCCGGGTAAAACCGGTGCAGTTGTGGGAGATCAGGACCGGCACCAGCGCTACCACAGCATCGGCCCTGCCGGTCGCTTATATTGTGGGAGGGCTTTCCGCCTGGTGGTTGATTGATCGCACCATTTCGCTGGTGGTGTGA
- a CDS encoding peptidyl-prolyl cis-trans isomerase, translated as MNLIWIKDPSIQFAAIGALLFAANGFFQGSDPGDEQEIVITQNRIEHLSAIFERGWQRPPGPDELRGLIDDFVREEVLYREAVKMGLDENDTVIRRRLRMKMEFLAKDLVDAIEPSEEVLQRYYNDNIDKYTLPARYTFEQVFLNSDKRKEVSEDARILLTKLTAGSDPRKLGDPNMLQYRFENVSAERIDRLFGSDFSLQFPDLETGQWIGPLTSSYGEHLVRISDATPQQQAEFSAVKADVLRDWQVEEQQNILQIQYQTLRENYRISIAEPMANGEAIKQ; from the coding sequence ATGAATCTGATCTGGATCAAGGATCCCAGTATTCAGTTTGCCGCAATCGGCGCCCTGCTGTTTGCCGCCAATGGCTTTTTCCAGGGTAGTGATCCCGGGGATGAACAGGAAATAGTCATCACCCAGAACCGAATTGAACATTTATCCGCCATTTTCGAACGCGGCTGGCAACGCCCTCCGGGACCAGACGAACTGCGCGGGCTGATTGATGACTTTGTGCGCGAGGAAGTGCTGTATCGCGAAGCGGTCAAAATGGGGCTGGATGAAAACGATACCGTGATCCGCCGCAGATTGCGGATGAAAATGGAGTTTCTGGCCAAGGACCTGGTAGACGCCATCGAACCCAGCGAGGAGGTCCTGCAGCGCTACTACAACGACAATATCGACAAATACACCCTCCCCGCCCGCTATACCTTTGAACAGGTTTTCCTCAACAGCGACAAACGCAAAGAGGTATCCGAAGACGCCAGAATCCTGCTGACCAAGCTGACCGCGGGCAGTGATCCGCGCAAGCTCGGCGATCCCAATATGCTGCAGTACCGCTTCGAGAATGTGAGTGCGGAACGGATTGATCGCCTGTTCGGCAGCGACTTCTCACTACAGTTCCCGGACCTCGAAACCGGCCAGTGGATTGGCCCCCTGACATCTTCCTATGGTGAGCACCTGGTACGGATTTCCGACGCCACCCCACAGCAACAAGCGGAGTTTTCCGCGGTGAAAGCGGATGTGCTGAGGGACTGGCAGGTAGAAGAGCAACAGAACATCCTGCAGATCCAGTATCAAACCCTGCGTGAAAACTACCGGATCAGCATCGCCGAGCCGATGGCCAACGGGGAGGCGATAAAACAATGA
- a CDS encoding cytochrome c5 family protein — MKLSIRTTVCSVAMALAAGFSAIAVSETVEEKYQRACMVCHAAGVANAPKIHDTEAWKPRLDKGMDALVSSIKNGLNAMPPGGMCSDCSDDDYKALIKYMSSPKE; from the coding sequence ATGAAATTATCGATACGTACCACGGTTTGTTCCGTAGCAATGGCCTTGGCCGCCGGTTTTTCCGCTATCGCGGTGTCTGAAACCGTTGAGGAAAAATACCAGAGAGCGTGCATGGTGTGTCATGCCGCTGGGGTGGCCAACGCACCGAAGATTCACGATACGGAAGCCTGGAAGCCGCGTCTGGACAAAGGGATGGATGCCCTGGTGAGTTCGATAAAGAATGGATTGAACGCCATGCCCCCCGGTGGCATGTGCTCCGATTGCAGCGACGATGACTACAAGGCGCTGATCAAATACATGTCCTCCCCGAAAGAATAA
- a CDS encoding helix-turn-helix transcriptional regulator, with protein sequence MSYSFFTGAACSLLLLAAARIGIGHQQRTRNPWLLILIFGAFVYLLRPLLNDQDSLINLLIDLPTLLIPGAFWIFTHQLCREKDPFPRWGWALILLELTIDLASQLHLHSYFYPLAQPFKLGLIGAGLVTLLQQLQSDLVAERRQLRIALLIAIGSYMVIVVCAEFLFSYFPIPAGIPTLHAVMASALAFAACLWLLALSPRALEESLSSLPEPSPGHVEGSHTVKTHQASDSTAKLPALDQSQRQLLDNLQRHMQNGGYRHTGLTIRELAEQLGSREHILRALINKHLGFRNFNEYLNQFRIDEASRRLADPDEAHLPVLTIALDIGYRSLSPFNAAFKRRHEQTPTEFRRARLPG encoded by the coding sequence ATGAGTTACAGCTTTTTTACCGGCGCCGCCTGTAGTCTGCTTCTACTGGCCGCGGCAAGAATCGGGATTGGTCACCAGCAGCGCACCCGGAATCCCTGGCTGCTGATACTGATTTTTGGTGCATTTGTGTATCTGTTGCGCCCCCTGCTGAATGATCAGGACTCCCTCATCAACCTGCTGATCGACCTTCCCACCCTGTTGATCCCCGGCGCATTCTGGATATTCACCCACCAACTTTGCAGGGAAAAAGATCCGTTTCCGCGCTGGGGCTGGGCATTGATCCTTCTCGAACTGACCATCGACCTGGCCAGCCAGCTCCATCTCCATTCCTATTTCTATCCGCTGGCGCAGCCCTTCAAGCTGGGATTGATCGGTGCCGGCCTGGTGACCCTGCTGCAACAGCTGCAATCGGATCTCGTTGCAGAGCGCCGGCAGTTACGCATCGCCCTGCTGATCGCCATCGGCAGCTATATGGTGATCGTGGTGTGCGCGGAGTTTCTGTTTTCCTACTTCCCGATACCCGCCGGTATTCCCACATTGCACGCCGTCATGGCCAGCGCCCTCGCCTTCGCCGCCTGCCTGTGGCTGCTGGCGCTGTCGCCAAGGGCGCTGGAGGAATCCCTGTCGTCACTGCCAGAGCCATCCCCCGGACATGTGGAAGGGTCACATACGGTCAAGACACACCAGGCTTCTGATAGCACAGCAAAACTCCCGGCACTCGATCAGAGCCAGCGTCAGCTGCTCGATAACCTGCAGCGCCATATGCAAAACGGTGGCTACCGCCATACCGGGCTTACCATCCGCGAGCTGGCGGAGCAGCTGGGGAGCCGCGAACATATTCTGCGTGCCCTGATCAACAAGCACCTGGGTTTCCGCAATTTCAACGAGTACCTGAATCAGTTTCGTATCGACGAGGCCAGCCGTCGCCTTGCCGACCCGGATGAGGCTCATTTGCCGGTGCTTACCATCGCGCTGGATATCGGCTACCGCTCACTCAGCCCATTCAATGCAGCGTTCAAGCGGCGACATGAACAGACACCGACAGAATTCAGGCGTGCGCGATTGCCCGGCTGA
- a CDS encoding lytic transglycosylase domain-containing protein → MIRKAFSTLLLCLLSTTVSAQVKEVDPKLLLALKSAVTEADSFADRFDAEVWLMAKSQPLARYIKDPEERMRVLKAIHREATRAELQPEIVLAVIQIESAFDPYAVSRVGAQGMMQVMPFWKNEIGRPEDNLINMETNLRYGCTILKHYIKKAKGNMPNALAYYNGSYGRHTYSRKVLDAWADRWR, encoded by the coding sequence ATGATAAGAAAAGCCTTCTCCACACTGCTGCTGTGCCTGCTGAGCACCACGGTGTCTGCCCAGGTAAAAGAGGTAGACCCCAAGCTCCTGCTGGCCCTGAAAAGCGCCGTCACCGAAGCCGACAGCTTCGCCGACCGCTTTGATGCGGAAGTCTGGCTGATGGCCAAATCCCAGCCCCTCGCCCGCTATATCAAGGACCCAGAGGAACGCATGCGGGTGCTGAAGGCCATCCACCGCGAAGCCACCCGCGCGGAGCTGCAACCGGAAATCGTCCTCGCCGTCATCCAGATTGAAAGCGCCTTCGATCCCTACGCCGTATCCCGGGTCGGAGCCCAGGGCATGATGCAGGTAATGCCGTTCTGGAAAAATGAGATCGGTCGTCCGGAAGACAACCTGATCAATATGGAAACCAACCTGCGCTACGGCTGCACCATCCTCAAGCACTACATAAAGAAGGCCAAAGGCAACATGCCCAATGCGCTGGCCTACTACAACGGCAGTTACGGCCGCCATACCTACAGCCGCAAAGTGCTGGATGCCTGGGCTGATCGCTGGAGATAG
- a CDS encoding proline--tRNA ligase, protein MRASRYLIATQKETPNDAVVISHQLMLRAGMIRRLSSGLYTWLPTGLRVLRKVEKIVREEMNNAGALEVLMPVVQPSELWEESGRWQQYGPELLRIQDRHDNSFCLGPTHEEVITDLIRTEVNSYKQLPANFYQIQTKFRDEIRPRFGVMRAREFTMKDAYSFHLNADSLQETYDVMHDAYCRIFDRIGLDYRPVLADTGSIGGSHSHEFHVLAQSGEDDIAFSSESRYAANVELAEAVAPAGERPAASKAMEELHTPGQKTIAALEEAFGIPANTSVKTLIVLGETEEEDAIAPLVALVLRGDHDLNELKAEKLPGVASPLTFAPEERIAKELGCGIGSLGPVGLEIEVLVDRAAAHLADFVCGANKDDYHLTGVNWERDVALKRVEDLRNVVPGDASPDGQGTLEIKRGIEVGHIFQLGTKYSEAMNASVLDENGKEQVMTMGCYGIGVSRVVAAAIEQNHDDAGIIWPEAIAPFQLAIVPINMHKSEAVQQKCEHIYEALTAKGIDVLLMDEPKARLGGMLADTELMGIPRRIVVGDRGLEKGNIEYKGRRDSENQEFSADQIIDTLLEMIPH, encoded by the coding sequence ATGCGCGCATCCCGCTATCTGATCGCCACCCAGAAAGAAACCCCTAATGACGCCGTGGTCATCAGCCACCAGCTGATGCTGCGCGCCGGCATGATCCGCCGCCTGTCCTCTGGCCTTTACACCTGGTTGCCCACCGGCCTGCGGGTGTTGCGCAAGGTGGAAAAAATCGTGCGTGAGGAAATGAACAATGCGGGCGCACTGGAAGTACTGATGCCTGTGGTTCAGCCCTCGGAGCTGTGGGAAGAATCCGGTCGCTGGCAACAGTACGGCCCGGAACTGCTGCGCATCCAGGATCGTCACGACAACTCCTTCTGCCTGGGCCCAACCCACGAAGAAGTGATCACGGACCTGATCCGCACCGAGGTAAACAGCTACAAGCAGCTACCGGCAAACTTCTACCAGATACAGACCAAGTTCCGCGACGAGATCCGCCCGCGTTTCGGCGTGATGCGCGCGCGCGAGTTCACCATGAAGGATGCCTACTCCTTCCACCTGAACGCGGACTCCCTGCAGGAAACCTACGATGTAATGCACGATGCCTACTGCCGCATCTTCGACCGCATCGGCCTGGATTACCGTCCGGTGCTCGCGGATACCGGCTCCATCGGCGGCTCCCACTCCCATGAGTTCCACGTCCTGGCCCAGAGTGGTGAGGACGATATCGCCTTCTCTTCCGAAAGCCGCTACGCAGCCAACGTGGAGCTGGCGGAAGCCGTGGCGCCGGCCGGCGAGCGCCCGGCGGCGAGCAAGGCCATGGAGGAGTTACACACCCCGGGACAAAAGACCATCGCGGCTCTGGAAGAGGCCTTCGGCATCCCGGCAAATACATCGGTCAAAACCCTGATCGTGCTCGGAGAAACCGAGGAAGAGGACGCAATCGCGCCGCTGGTCGCGCTGGTACTGCGCGGAGATCACGACCTGAACGAGCTGAAAGCCGAGAAGCTGCCCGGCGTTGCCAGCCCGCTGACGTTTGCGCCGGAAGAGCGCATCGCCAAAGAACTGGGCTGCGGTATTGGCTCCCTCGGTCCTGTTGGTCTCGAGATTGAAGTACTGGTGGATCGCGCTGCGGCGCACCTGGCAGATTTCGTGTGCGGCGCGAATAAAGATGACTACCACCTGACCGGTGTTAACTGGGAGCGCGATGTGGCGCTGAAGCGGGTTGAAGACCTGCGCAATGTGGTTCCCGGCGATGCCAGCCCGGATGGCCAGGGCACTCTGGAAATCAAGCGCGGTATCGAAGTCGGCCATATTTTCCAGTTGGGCACCAAGTACAGTGAGGCAATGAACGCGTCGGTACTGGATGAGAACGGCAAGGAACAGGTGATGACCATGGGTTGCTATGGCATCGGTGTTTCACGGGTGGTGGCTGCGGCGATCGAGCAGAACCACGACGATGCGGGCATCATCTGGCCGGAGGCCATTGCGCCGTTCCAGCTGGCGATTGTGCCGATCAATATGCACAAGAGTGAGGCGGTGCAGCAGAAATGTGAGCACATTTACGAGGCGCTGACCGCCAAGGGTATCGATGTGCTGCTGATGGACGAGCCCAAGGCCCGCCTGGGCGGGATGCTCGCGGATACGGAACTGATGGGTATTCCCCGCCGTATTGTGGTGGGTGACCGCGGTCTGGAAAAAGGCAATATCGAATACAAGGGCCGCCGCGACAGTGAGAACCAGGAGTTCTCCGCAGATCAGATCATCGACACCTTGCTGGAAATGATCCCGCACTAA
- a CDS encoding HU family DNA-binding protein, whose amino-acid sequence MAAKKKAAAKKAPAKKTAAKKAPAKKAAAKAAPKAKKVTAIKEKYTKTQILNQIAENTELSRKQVQSVLDELTDLIEGHVKKRAVGEFALPGLMKITTVKKPAKKARKGINPFTGEETVFKAKPASIQVKIRPLKKLKEMAES is encoded by the coding sequence ATGGCCGCGAAGAAGAAAGCAGCAGCTAAGAAAGCACCCGCCAAGAAGACTGCAGCCAAGAAGGCTCCAGCCAAGAAAGCAGCAGCCAAGGCCGCACCCAAGGCCAAGAAAGTGACTGCAATCAAAGAGAAGTACACCAAAACCCAGATTCTGAACCAGATTGCCGAGAACACCGAGCTGTCCCGCAAGCAGGTTCAGTCTGTTCTGGACGAGCTGACCGATCTGATCGAAGGTCATGTCAAGAAGCGCGCAGTAGGCGAATTCGCTCTGCCGGGCCTGATGAAAATCACCACTGTGAAGAAGCCTGCCAAGAAGGCACGCAAGGGTATCAACCCCTTCACTGGCGAAGAGACCGTATTCAAGGCCAAGCCTGCGAGCATCCAGGTCAAGATTCGCCCGCTGAAGAAGCTGAAAGAGATGGCCGAGTCCTGA
- a CDS encoding FmdB family zinc ribbon protein: MPIYEYQCQACGHQMEALQRMSDAPLTDCPACNKPELSKQISAAGFRLKGGGWYETDFKTGSKKNLAGDAAKPAGSGGGTESKAS, encoded by the coding sequence ATGCCTATCTACGAATACCAGTGCCAGGCCTGTGGCCATCAGATGGAAGCCCTGCAGCGTATGAGCGATGCTCCGCTGACAGACTGCCCTGCATGCAACAAACCGGAGCTGAGCAAACAGATCAGCGCCGCCGGGTTCCGCCTCAAGGGGGGCGGCTGGTACGAGACCGACTTTAAGACCGGCAGCAAGAAAAACCTTGCCGGTGATGCCGCCAAGCCCGCCGGTAGTGGCGGCGGCACAGAATCCAAGGCCAGCTGA